The Petrotoga olearia DSM 13574 genome contains the following window.
GGTAAAAAATTATTTTGGAAAGGATCCTTCAAAGAATGTTAACCCAGACGAAGCAGTCGCAATTGGAGCAAGTGTTCAAGCCTCTATAATGGTTGGAGAAACTGAAAGAGACTTAGTTTTAGTAGATGTTACTCCTTTATCTTTGGGCGTTGAAGTTAAGGGAGGATTAATGGAAGTTATTATACCAAGAAATAATAAAATCCCTGTAAAAAAATCTAAGGTTTTTACAACGTCTGTTGATGGACAGACAGAAGTTGAAGTAAGAGTTTATCAAGGTGAAAGGCCTTTAGCAAGAGACAATTTTTTCTTAGGGAGTTTTACGTTGACAGGTATTGCTCCAGCACCAAGAGGGGTTCCTCAAATAGAAGTAGCTTTCGATATTGATTCTAATGGAATAGTAAGTGTATCAGCGAAGGATTTAGGAACCGGTAAGCAGCAATCTATGGTTGTAACTGGAAGACATAAATTGGATAAAGAGCAAATTGATAGGATGATGAAAGAAGCTAGAGAGTATGAGGAACAAGATAAAAAGGTAAAAGAAAAGATTGAGATGAGAAACCAAGCGGACGATTTAATCTATCAAACAGAAAAATTGTTACGTGAAAATGGAGATAAAATACCCAATGATTTAAAGACAAACATAGAAGAAAAAACAAAAGAGTTAAAGCAAGCTTTAGAGGAAGATAACATCGGTAAAATTAAGATAGTTAAAGATGAGTTACAACAAGAGATTATAAAAGTTGGACAATATATTTATCAAAATCAAAATCCAGAAGAAACGGCAGGAACAACAAATCCAGGAAACGATCCGGAGAATTAGTAATTCAGGAGGCTTTTAAGCCTCCTGAATTTTTTTTGGAACTAGGTTATAGCATATTGATTCCGACCTTTTCTAAGTATTTTGAATAACTGTATATCTATTAGTTGTATAAAATAATTTTATATTCACAATATTTGGTATATAAGTGTAAATGTGGTATAATATATGTCGGAGGTGGTTGTAAAGTGCAGAAGACCTTTAATTTTGATTCATTCAACTTATCATTGAAAGAACTGGACTCAAAGGAAGATCTATTAGATGATGATTTTGAGTTCACCAAGTTGGAAATAGCAGAGTTCTTGGAAGAAAATTTGGGAAAGTATGGTGACCCACTAGGAGATATTATCAGTTCTATTGATTACGCCTTTTCCAACGAGAAAGGAAAAGGAGGATTTGTTCTGGTACTTCATAATGACGATAGCATCGTAGGTGCTGTTGTTATTAACGATACGGGTATGGAAGGATATATCCCCGAGCATGTATTGGTGTACATAGCCGTTGATAAAGATTTTAGAGGAAAAGGAATTGGTAGAATCTTATTGAAAGAAACAATTGCTCGATGCGACGGGGATATATCTTTGCATGTAGAGTATGACAACCCAGCAAGAAAATTGTACGAAAAGATTGGGTTCGAATCAAAATATGCAGAAATGAGGTATAAATCATAATATTTGTTTCAAAATAATAAAGGCAACCATCTTGGTTGCCTTTATTAAATACACTTAGCAAACTACTAAAAGAACTATTATGGTGGGCAGGGGCAGAATCGAACTGCCGACACACGGATTTTCAGTCCGTTGCTCTACCGACTGAGCTACCTGCCCATCCTTAAACCTGGTGGGCGCTGCAGGATTTGAACCTGCGACCTTCTGCTTGTAAGGCAGACGCTCTCCCACTGAGCTAAACACCCTACTTGATTTTATGGCGCCCCCAACCAGATTCGAACTGGTGCCTTTGGCGTGAAAGGCCAATGTCCTAGGCCGCTAGACGATGGGGGCAATATTTCAAACCTGAAATATATTATCATAAAAATTAGGAGATGTCAAGATTTTTTTTGTATTTTGATAATTTTTTTGCTATATCGGTTATGTCACCCGCACCAACAAAGAGTAAAACAGCATTTCTTTCTTGTAAAAGATCTGATATAATTTCATCTTCAGAATTATAATATTTGGAGAATGTAGATTTCGAATTAAGCGCTTCAACAACTTTTCTTTCATCGACACCGTTAATAGGTTCTTCAAAAGCTGAGTATATCCGGTAGACTAATACTTCATCGGAATATTTTAGAACGTCAATAAAGTCATTTATGTGAAAATAGAGGCGGGTGTATCTG
Protein-coding sequences here:
- a CDS encoding GNAT family N-acetyltransferase; amino-acid sequence: MQKTFNFDSFNLSLKELDSKEDLLDDDFEFTKLEIAEFLEENLGKYGDPLGDIISSIDYAFSNEKGKGGFVLVLHNDDSIVGAVVINDTGMEGYIPEHVLVYIAVDKDFRGKGIGRILLKETIARCDGDISLHVEYDNPARKLYEKIGFESKYAEMRYKS